The proteins below are encoded in one region of Scomber japonicus isolate fScoJap1 chromosome 2, fScoJap1.pri, whole genome shotgun sequence:
- the hand2 gene encoding heart- and neural crest derivatives-expressed protein 2 isoform X1, with amino-acid sequence MSLVSGFPHHPVMHHHDSHHYSLHAAAAGRCHEDTGAPPYFTSWLISHADMSPTEYSLAPGYSPEYHGNSGSGSTGGLDPHHHHHHHYGPSGLVPGAGTISVNGAPVGMHHHTHPRPVKRRPTANRKERRRTQSINSAFAELRECIPNVPADTKLSKIKTLRLATSYISYLMDILDKDGQHGDTQAFKAELKKTEAREERRKREAVEIPKTTTSTSSSSSSSSSSSTSAGDKKTKGRTGWPQHVWALELKQ; translated from the exons atgAGTCTGGTCTCGGGCTTCCCTCACCACCCGGTCATGCACCACCACGACAGCCACCACTACTCCTTGCATGCGGCGGCTGCGGGACGGTGTCACGAGGACACCGGGGCTCCTCCGTACTTTACCAGCTGGTTGATAAGCCATGCGGATATGTCCCCCACCGAGTACAGCCTCGCGCCCGGCTACAGCCCCGAGTACCATGGCAACAGCGGTAGCGGGTCCACCGGCGGCCTGGATCcgcaccatcaccaccaccaccactacggACCCAGTGGCTTGGTCCCGGGAGCTGGCACCATCTCAGTGAACGGAGCACCGGTCGGTATgcaccaccacacacaccctCGGCCCGTGAAGCGGAGACCCACGGCCAACCGTAAGGAGAGGCGGCGGACCCAAAGCATCAACTCGGCCTTCGCGGAGCTCAGGGAGTGTATCCCAAACGTCCCGGCCGACACCAAACTGTCCAAGATCAAGACGCTGCGGTTGGCCACCAGCTACATCTCCTACCTGATGGACATCTTGGACAAGGACGGACAACACGGAGACACGCAGGCTTTCAAGGCCGAGCTGAAAAAGACGGAGGCTcgggaggaacggaggaagagaGAAGCG GTGGAGATCCCTAAAACAACTAcatctacatcatcatcatcatcctcctcatcgTCATCCTCAACGTCAGCGGGGGATAAGAAGACTAAAGGACGGACAGGATGGCCTCAACATGTCTGGGCTCTGGAACTCAAACAGTAG
- the hand2 gene encoding heart- and neural crest derivatives-expressed protein 2 isoform X2: protein MSLVSGFPHHPVMHHHDSHHYSLHAAAAGRCHEDTGAPPYFTSWLISHADMSPTEYSLAPGYSPEYHGNSGSGSTGGLDPHHHHHHHYGPSGLVPGAGTISVNGAPVGMHHHTHPRPVKRRPTANRKERRRTQSINSAFAELRECIPNVPADTKLSKIKTLRLATSYISYLMDILDKDGQHGDTQAFKAELKKTEAREERRKREIN from the exons atgAGTCTGGTCTCGGGCTTCCCTCACCACCCGGTCATGCACCACCACGACAGCCACCACTACTCCTTGCATGCGGCGGCTGCGGGACGGTGTCACGAGGACACCGGGGCTCCTCCGTACTTTACCAGCTGGTTGATAAGCCATGCGGATATGTCCCCCACCGAGTACAGCCTCGCGCCCGGCTACAGCCCCGAGTACCATGGCAACAGCGGTAGCGGGTCCACCGGCGGCCTGGATCcgcaccatcaccaccaccaccactacggACCCAGTGGCTTGGTCCCGGGAGCTGGCACCATCTCAGTGAACGGAGCACCGGTCGGTATgcaccaccacacacaccctCGGCCCGTGAAGCGGAGACCCACGGCCAACCGTAAGGAGAGGCGGCGGACCCAAAGCATCAACTCGGCCTTCGCGGAGCTCAGGGAGTGTATCCCAAACGTCCCGGCCGACACCAAACTGTCCAAGATCAAGACGCTGCGGTTGGCCACCAGCTACATCTCCTACCTGATGGACATCTTGGACAAGGACGGACAACACGGAGACACGCAGGCTTTCAAGGCCGAGCTGAAAAAGACGGAGGCTcgggaggaacggaggaagagaGAA ATAAACTAG